A genomic segment from Bubalus kerabau isolate K-KA32 ecotype Philippines breed swamp buffalo chromosome 14, PCC_UOA_SB_1v2, whole genome shotgun sequence encodes:
- the LYPLA1 gene encoding acyl-protein thioesterase 1 isoform X3 produces the protein MPVTLNMNMAMPSWFDIIGLSPDSLEDETGIKQAAENVKALIDQEVKNGIPSNRIILGGFSQGGALSLYTALTTQQKLAGVTALSCWLPLRASFPQGPIGGVNRDISILQCHGDLDPLVPLMFGSLTAEKLKTLVNPANVTFRTYAGMMHSSCQQEMMDIKQFIDKLLPPVD, from the exons ATGCCTGTAACATTAAATATGAACATGGCCATGCCATCATG GTTTGACATTATTGGGCTTTCGCCAGATTCACtggaggatgaaactggaattAAACAGGCAGCAGAAAATG taAAAGCTTTGATAGATCAAGAGGTGAAGAATGGCATTCCTTCTAACAGAATTATTTTGGGAGGATTTTCTCAG GGAGGAGCTTTATCTCTGTACACGGCTCTGACCACACAGCAGAAGCTGGCCGGGGTCACCGCTCTCAGCTGCTGGCTGCCACTGCGGGCTTCGTTTCCACAG GGCCCTATCGGTGGTGTGAATAGAGACATTTCTATTCTTCAGTGCCATGGGGACCTGGATCCTCTAGTCCCCCTGATGTTCGGTTCTCTCACTGCTGAGAAGCTGAAGACATTGGTGAATCCAGCCAATGTGACCTTCAGAACCTACGCAGGCATGATGCACAGTTCATGTCAACAG GAAATGATGGACATCAAGCAGTTCATTGATAAGCTCCTACCTCCTGTTGACTGA
- the LYPLA1 gene encoding acyl-protein thioesterase 1 isoform X1, with protein MCGNNMSAPLPAIVPAARKATAAVIFLHGLGDTGHGWAEAFAGIRSAHIKYICPHAPVMPVTLNMNMAMPSWFDIIGLSPDSLEDETGIKQAAENVKALIDQEVKNGIPSNRIILGGFSQGGALSLYTALTTQQKLAGVTALSCWLPLRASFPQGPIGGVNRDISILQCHGDLDPLVPLMFGSLTAEKLKTLVNPANVTFRTYAGMMHSSCQQEMMDIKQFIDKLLPPVD; from the exons ATGTGCGGCAATAACATGTCGGCTCCGCTGCCCGCCATCGTGCCTGCCGCCCGGAAGGCCACCGCCGCG GTGATCTTCCTTCATGGATTGGGAGACACAGG GCATGGATGGGCAGAAGCCTTTGCCGGGATCAGAAGCGCTCACATCAAATACATCTGCCCGCATGC GCCGGTTATGCCTGTAACATTAAATATGAACATGGCCATGCCATCATG GTTTGACATTATTGGGCTTTCGCCAGATTCACtggaggatgaaactggaattAAACAGGCAGCAGAAAATG taAAAGCTTTGATAGATCAAGAGGTGAAGAATGGCATTCCTTCTAACAGAATTATTTTGGGAGGATTTTCTCAG GGAGGAGCTTTATCTCTGTACACGGCTCTGACCACACAGCAGAAGCTGGCCGGGGTCACCGCTCTCAGCTGCTGGCTGCCACTGCGGGCTTCGTTTCCACAG GGCCCTATCGGTGGTGTGAATAGAGACATTTCTATTCTTCAGTGCCATGGGGACCTGGATCCTCTAGTCCCCCTGATGTTCGGTTCTCTCACTGCTGAGAAGCTGAAGACATTGGTGAATCCAGCCAATGTGACCTTCAGAACCTACGCAGGCATGATGCACAGTTCATGTCAACAG GAAATGATGGACATCAAGCAGTTCATTGATAAGCTCCTACCTCCTGTTGACTGA
- the LYPLA1 gene encoding acyl-protein thioesterase 1 isoform X2: protein MCGNNMSAPLPAIVPAARKATAAVIFLHGLGDTGHGWAEAFAGIRSAHIKYICPHAPVMPVTLNMNMAMPSWFDIIGLSPDSLEDETGIKQAAENVKALIDQEVKNGIPSNRIILGGFSQGPIGGVNRDISILQCHGDLDPLVPLMFGSLTAEKLKTLVNPANVTFRTYAGMMHSSCQQEMMDIKQFIDKLLPPVD, encoded by the exons ATGTGCGGCAATAACATGTCGGCTCCGCTGCCCGCCATCGTGCCTGCCGCCCGGAAGGCCACCGCCGCG GTGATCTTCCTTCATGGATTGGGAGACACAGG GCATGGATGGGCAGAAGCCTTTGCCGGGATCAGAAGCGCTCACATCAAATACATCTGCCCGCATGC GCCGGTTATGCCTGTAACATTAAATATGAACATGGCCATGCCATCATG GTTTGACATTATTGGGCTTTCGCCAGATTCACtggaggatgaaactggaattAAACAGGCAGCAGAAAATG taAAAGCTTTGATAGATCAAGAGGTGAAGAATGGCATTCCTTCTAACAGAATTATTTTGGGAGGATTTTCTCAG GGCCCTATCGGTGGTGTGAATAGAGACATTTCTATTCTTCAGTGCCATGGGGACCTGGATCCTCTAGTCCCCCTGATGTTCGGTTCTCTCACTGCTGAGAAGCTGAAGACATTGGTGAATCCAGCCAATGTGACCTTCAGAACCTACGCAGGCATGATGCACAGTTCATGTCAACAG GAAATGATGGACATCAAGCAGTTCATTGATAAGCTCCTACCTCCTGTTGACTGA
- the MRPL15 gene encoding large ribosomal subunit protein uL15m, whose protein sequence is MAGRVRGAAGPWALDLLRALPRVSLANLRPNPGSRKPERRRRGQRRGRKCGRGHKGERQRGTRPRLGFEGGQTPFYLRIPKYGFNEGHSFRRQYQPLSLNRLQYLIDLGRVDPTQPIDLTQLVNGRGVTIQPSKRDYGVQLVEEGADTFKAKVNIEVQLASELAIAAIEKNGGVVTTAFYDPRSLEILCKPIPFFLRGQPIPKRMLPPEALVPYYTDARNRGYLADPARFPEARLELAKKYGYILPDITKDELFKMLTSRKDPRQIFFGLAPGWVVNMADKKILKPTDEKLLEYYSS, encoded by the exons ATGGCCGGCCGGGTGCGGGGCGCAGCAGGGCCTTGGGCTCTGGACCTGCTTCGGGCCCTGCCTCGTGTGAGCCTGGCTAACCTGAGGCCGAACCCGGGCTCCAGGAAACCG GAAAGACGACGAAGAGGTCAGAGAAGAGGTAGGAAGTGTGGCAGGGGCCACAAAGGAGAACGGCAGAGAGGAACCCGGCCCCGGCTGGGCTTTGAAGGAGGCCAGACTCCATTTTACCTTCGAATCCCAAAATACGGCTTTAATGAAGGACACAG CTTCAGACGCCAGTATCAGCCTTTGAGTCTCAACAGGCTGCAGTACCTGATTGACCTGGGCCGTGTCGATCCCACACAACCTATTGACTTAACCCAGCTGGTCAATGGGCGAGGTgttaccatccagccatctaaaaGGGACTATGGAGTCCAGTTGGTAGAGGAG GGTGCTGACACCTTTAAGGCAAAAGTTAACATCGAAGTTCAGCTGGCTTCTGAGCTGGCCATCGCCGCCATCGAGAAGAATGGGGGTGTCGTCACGACCGCCTTCTACGACCCGCGAAGCCTGG aaATTCTGTGCAAACCCATCCCATTCTTTCTCCGTGGACAACCCATTCCCAAGCGGATGCTCCCCCCCGAGGCACTAGTCCCCTACTACACTGATGCGAGAAATCGAGGCTATCTGGCGGATCCTGCCAGATTTCCCGAAGCGAGACTGGAGCTCGCCAAGAAGTATGGCTATATTTTACCCGACATCACTAAAGACGAACTCTTCAAAATGCTCACTTCTCGGAAGGATCCACGGCAGATTTTCTTTGGTCTGGCTCCCGGATGGGTGGTGAACATGGCAGACAAGAAGATTCTGAAACCTACGGATGAGAAGCTGCTTGAGTACTACAGCTCCTGA